The DNA window ATAATGAGCAAACTAAGTGTAGCTTTTTTATCTGGTATCTTTTTTTTCGTATGCCATGCAGATGCACAGCAGGATCTGCCGAAGTCGAAACCTCTCTTGGAACGTCGCGTCGTTGAGCTTGCAGATGAAGCGCGTCAAAAAGAGGCATCTAAATTGGACTTGGTTCAATTCGCTACTAAAATAAAACAAGCTCAACAGTGTACTGACCAATTTAAAAATCCGACTAAAGATCAAACAGCACCTATCATTGCTAAATTGCGTACTGCCTGGACGGCCGTAGTTAACGCCAAGCCCACCGCGATCATTGATGCCGGCCGCTCAGAGTACGATGAGTTAAGCCGTAGTTTTGAAGAGTTTTCAAGAATCACAAAAGGTTTAAGCGAACGGTGTTTTCAGGTTTTTGGTATGCGCCACCGGCCGTTTGGCATTGTAACAGAGCCCACGACAATTTCTGAGCAGCTATTGATTCAGTATAGGCCTCAGCTTCGAGGGGGAAGAGTAATTTCAGGGGGGGTTGAGAACTTCATCATGCTTCACTCAAACGAGGGGCATACTCGTGCGTCAATATCAGTGAGTGAGATAAATTCGGTTACTAGAGATGTCGAAGCTCAGATTCAGCAATTAGAGAAGCAAGATGAAGCGGTAGAAGCAGCCAAGAATACGTTGCAGCAATTAGCGGATGCCTCAGTTCGTGAGGCTACTATTGTTCGACAACGCATTGAGGAGATCGATAAGTTGATCGGGGAATTGGACACTAAGTTGAGTACGGGAACTGCAGCTACAGATAAGCAACTGATATTTGCCGTGTATTTAATGATTGTGGCATTATTAATTTTATTTCTTGGTATAAGGTTTTTGGACAAGGAGCTCGCCACAACGGTAATTGAAAATAGGTCGTTGGTTGAGGTAATTAGCATGGCGTTCTTGTTGCTCACGGTTATTATTCTTGGGACGGGTGAAAAAATGCCTAGAGAAGCGATTGGGACTCTGTTAGGATCAATCGCTGGTTATATATTTGGTCGTAAAATGTCCGACGAAAGGGCTAAATGATGAATTATCGTTTCAGTATTAAACAGCATCCGCATTTTTTCACTTAAGGCTAACCTGTAAAAACTATAGCGCGCCAGCCTCTTTGCAAAATTCTGGCACGAACCACGACCAATGATTACTCGTGAAAGTGAAACCTCAGATCGGCTTTTTTCAAAACATGAGTGCAAAGATCTTCGCTCCAGAATCGATGGTCCTCTGGTCCAGATCCCGAACGTGCGCTAAAAAGACATCGACGCCCGCTGGACAAAAAACACGAAAAATTGCACTTCGGCTACAAGATGCGTACCAAGGTTGATAGGCGCTACAAGCTCATCCGCAAAATCGCGGTCACCAACGCCGCACTGGCCGACACGAACGTCGTCGAGGCCCTGCTGAATCCGAGCAACTTCAGCAAAGCGAATGCCGGCCGGGCTGCCACAGCGCTAATCTCGAAAGGGCTCATAAACAGACTTGCTGGCAGGTCCAGGGCCGGGGCCACGCAGCCGAAGGTATTCCGGCCGCGCAGAAACGGCGCAACCGCCGTATCGTCACCCTGTGCGCGTCCGTCAAAGATGCGGTGGGCGCGTTTGGCAGGTGAGCGGAAAACTCGCGCACCTGGACATCGTGCGCAACCCTTCGCGTTGTACTGAAAGCGGCCGTTGCAATTTGAAGAGATTCTTCTAATTGAGAGAACCCTGGCTGGCAGCAGCGCTGTGCGCGGAGACCTCGCCGCCATGCAACGCAACCAGGCCCTTCACCAGCGATAGGCCGTTCCCCAAGCCGCCCTGTGCGCGGTCGAGCGCCGGCGTCAGCTGCGACAACATGCCGAAAATGTTGTCGAGCTGGTTAGGCGGGGTGCCCATACCGTCGTCGATCACCACGGTTCTAACAGCGATTGGACGGCTAGAAGAGGCCGTTTTTCCAACGTTTGACCCGGCTTCGCGATCATTAAGGATTATTCCGATCAGTCGCGCGATTCGTTCTTGTTACCTAGCCGGCTGATCCGCGTTGTCTCAACCCAATGAGCGCGAGCCGGCCCAGATCGGCAAACAGCTTCCGCAACAGCTCGCTGCCGTATGCGGCCGCCATCGCGCGCTTGAGGTTCTTGGCAATTGGACGAGGCGTTCTTCCGGCTCGAGCAACGGCCTTCCAGAGCAGATCTCGTGACTCACTCCGCAGGCCATGACACAGCATATCGCCCTAAATTTGTCTGCGATAAACCGCATAATGTCATGAGTTCGGAAAATGCTGACATCTCTAAACTCGGACGGAGTGACGTTCGTCCGAGCACCCACTCAGCTCGGCTGGGAAAATATTTGCGTCCTGTGACAATGTGCGTATATTTGAGTTTTGAATACGTATATAGTATTTAACATTATTTCGACGCTGACAACGCTTTTGTCTGTCAGTCCAGCTGCTACAAGCCCTCTTAGACGGTCGTTGCCAAACGGGGTCGAGGCTGATCTCATCATGTTCGGGAGGAAAAATGAAATTTCAGTTTAAATTATTCCTGGCGCTTTTCTTATTTTGCATATTTACATCATCCAAAGCTGAGGAAAGTACGGCGTCGCTGCGAGCGCATGTCGATAGATATGTTATCGAGAAATCTCTTAAGAAACCAGCGTCAAAGAAGTATCGTCATCAAGTTGCAAGTCAAATGGTACGTATGTTGGATCTGGCAAAGACGCCGACGAAAATGACTCTTGCAAACATGGCCGACAAAGAATATGGGAATTTTAACAATACTCGGTGCGAGGAAAATAGTTCTGGAATCAAAGTTTGCGTGCATAACGATGAGAAGTACCCGTACAATCCGATACGCCTGACGCGACTTGAAACTCATTCTATCAAAGAAGAATCAGATTACGGTGCGACTGTTACCTGGGGCTTAAACCCGGAATACGGATGTTTTCCAGAATCTACTTTCCTCGCTATTTTTAAAGATCCGCCCATTAGGGTGCAATCCCCGATGCTTGATCCTTTCGTAGCAAAAGAATATGTTCCGATCAAAGTAGTTGAATTCAGAAGCTTTAATCCTCAAGTCTCATCTGTGTTTGTTCGTATGCAATCATCAAACGCTTGCGTATTTTCGATTACGTTGTCTTCAATCCCTTCCACGAACTGAAAGTTATTATGACGATTAGAACTCCATCTGTTTTACCAGATATCAAAGCTCGGATTCGGGCGTATAGAACCGCAAACACGGCATCGTGGAACGATAACTTCTCTGCAGCTGTCGAGGTTGAATATTTGACTCAAATTGGCCACAGCTATTATGCACCCAAGCCATTTCAGAATACCATTTCACCGCCGGGAAAAATGTACATCAGTCCCAATGATGCAACCGCGCTTGCAAATGTCCTCGGAGGTATCCCATGGGGAAAAGCCAACGACGCAATTATCCAGCACGAAATGGGACATGGCTTCTACGCGACCTTAGTGGGGTTGGATTACACTACTGATCCGGCGAAAATGTTGGAGTGGTGTTTTCAAAGGGAAGCTTATGCCTCCATGTTTGTTTTCGACATAGGGCAGGAGCGAGGAGTGGGTGAATCAACTATCGTTCCGGGTGTCGATGGAACTCCCAATCTATACGAAACCATGGTTGCGGCGGTGCGAGGGTTGACTGTGGGTTCGGTGGCGTATAAAAATGCCCTGTTGGCGGCTGCAAAAGCGAAATTTGCTGGATCGAAACAGTATCGTGATGCCTGCACGGCATTTGCCAACGGGGGCGGTCTTCCCCCTACCTATTACCCACCCGCAATTCCAATGCCGCCGAACACCGGCGGTTCCTCAACACCGGCCCCGATCCCAGCAAACACAAATGGCGAAGGCAGACCGAAGATTCCTGGGGGCTATTGGAAAGAGATGCCGCCAGCAAATCCGAGCGATTAATCATACAAGTCTTTGGTGTTCCTTGCCATAAAGCTTAGACTTTTGCCCAACGATCTTTTAGCTCGCTAGGGTGTCGGTGGCTTTGTTTGGACCGAGACCCTGTTCCTTGTGGCAAGACTAACGCTGACCTAACTTGCCGGGACAGCAATGGAAGAATGGGCATGACTGCGGCGCTGCGCCGGTATGGTTTGCTGACCGAGGCCTAACGATCAATTTTCGGAGTCGCTTCGTTAACTCGTTGTTTCCCGCTCGGTCGCCGTTTGGCGTCACACTTCGAACGTCTTCGATTTAGTCGGGCTGGAAGCAGACCGCGTTGCCCAGCTGCTTGAAAAAAATGCGGGTCTATGGCCACCCATCCTATAAATCAGTTGAGGAAGACAACGATTACCCGTCGCCAGTGGTTTGGCGACGCCACCTAGCGCACCAACCGAACGTGGCCCGATGAGGCATTGAACGGACGGCCGGTTATCGCAACCGGGCTGATCCGTCACTCCGAGCTTAGAGATAGACTCAACTTCACGGTACTCGAGAAACGTCTCGAGATCGGGCATGATGATGGCGGACCGTTTCTGCGTTTATCCCTAGATCCAGACCGGTCTGCTTGCTGCCCAAGAACTCGAAGCAAAGCGGAATGAGCATAGTCGTCTTTCCCAAGCCAATCAGCACGACCGAAAGAGTAAGTACGCGGCGGGGGCACTGTTCTCGGTATTGAGCTGCACGGCGATGACGAAGTCCACCTGCGCGTTAGTCATATCGACATGCCAGCGTAGCGGCCCTCCTGTGTGATACCGCCGACTGCGGGCGACGATTAGCTTGACGATGATGCTGTTGTTGATGGATATCGTATTTTTCGCTTGCGTGGCGAACGCTGGTGGAGCCTGCCTGTTAGATCAGGCGCGCCAGACTGGCCATGGTTGCATTTCGCATCGTTTCGATCCGCCGCCAAGAGTCGACGTATTTTGCAGCCCGTGTGGTCGGCGGGAAGCCGGCCGGCGTGTAGGCGTTCGTCAAAGATAGAAAGCCGCAACACCGCCGGCAGTATCCGCCGTTACTTCCGGCGGTTCATCGCCCCTGATCGCCGCCGCCTGGCGGCCCCGCGTTTCTCCACAGCCACTTGCACAGCGCGTAGGCGGCGAGAAAGGCGTAGTAAGGCCACACCAGGGCCATTACTGCGACCATCATCACGGCCCCGCTAGCGCCGCCTGTTGGGCGGTGGTTGCCTCGGTCAATCCACAAAGGCATGCCGCCACGCCATAGCACCACGCCCCACACCAGGCCGGCGGCGGCCATCATGCACACGCCCAACGCATACACCTCCATACCTTCTCCCCGTTCAGCTTTCCCATAGACGGCCCGCATGACGAAATATACAACATCCAAAAAATGGAAAAAGACAAACATCAAATAGTTTGAACGCTTTAATCATGGCCTCGTCGCTCGCCTATATGGAGTGTCGTGACGACCTAATTGGCCGGACGTTTTTCGGAAATCCCACCAGAGGAAACGGCGGGGTGATCCGGGGTCCAATGTGGTCTGTAACCTTTCTAATTCGGAGTATCTGATGAACAGTAAATTGAACAATGTGGGGCGCCTGCTGCGCCGGTGGCTCCCGATCGGCGCGGCGGCCGCCGCGATCGCATACAACTTGGTGAGTCTGGCGCTGAAGCTGATGGGGTGAGCGATGGCTGGTAAATCGTGTCCAGTTCAGCCATGCGGGCGTTGCCGACATCCATTGTATAGACTTGCGCGCCCGCCGCTTCCGGCATGCCCAGCGCTAGAAGGTGTCGCTTTACCTTCACTTTCGCTTGACCATCATCGGCGGCCACCACCACCAGGAACTCGCCCAGCTGGTCGGTTTCCATTTCCTTCCGGTGGACGGTGGCGTGGTAGCGGTGCGCCAGCATGTTGCGTGCTTTCAGGTGCTCGCGCAGCGCCTCGTTCATGTGGTTTCCCAGCCTTCGCCAGTGGTCTTGAACGAGTCCAGCCACGTCACTACCGAGATTAGGGGCGGTCTGGCGGCGATATGAATGGCTCGACGTAGCCGAAGCGTCTATTTGCCGTACAGGCTAGATGGTACTTTGCGACAGCCCGAACATCGACTCTAAGTTTGCATGTCGATAGGCTTCCACACGCTGGG is part of the Oxalobacteraceae bacterium OTU3CAMAD1 genome and encodes:
- a CDS encoding ATP-binding protein; its protein translation is MGTPPNQLDNIFGMLSQLTPALDRAQGGLGNGLSLVKGLVALHGGEVSAHSAAASQGSLN